A single Temnothorax longispinosus isolate EJ_2023e unplaced genomic scaffold, Tlon_JGU_v1 HiC_scaffold_23, whole genome shotgun sequence DNA region contains:
- the LOC139823964 gene encoding uncharacterized protein: MNHCHPSSHHGGSLSEKNSQACKLSIPRWYIQGSTSQTTWSTSSVEFHGFSDTSQLAITAVVLITVHGSNGATISLVCSKTKVAPLKRLTIPRLELTAALLLSRLMQYVQATLKLNVTATHLWTDSVVTLTWIKSHASRWKDFVRNRVSQIQELTANAHWKYVPGTSNPADCASRGLSTAQLQSHSLWWTGPPWILTPEAWPSQPALTDELNGHEARPGIALYAAASQPDYHWDLIYKFIALLRGFWDGSLDSHSALEKARLFWIKATQAAYFTHEIKMLTANSRPPTAHAFSRLTAYIDAQGIIRVGGRLNQSALAQDNKHQAILPCHSRFSTLIIAHAYLRTLHGGTQLTLAHVRQQYWIIGGRAPSVTTHQKDSSQPSEDSQPEGELLRPYSDCGTTFIGANAALKKMFIQSSQEHQRIAQILQHDCTRWEFNPPGAPHMGGKREAVVKSVKFHLRRTIGETLLTTEELTTLLTQIEATLNSRPLEPLSDDPEDVSALTPGHFLIGGPITTMPEPSLIDLQAISKWHHPNNNIKVGSIVLLTDERSPPCKWPLARVTALHPGKDGLTRVDSPQDGHHDTHSAKCQACHTTHFNRMKDQE, translated from the exons ATGAACCACTGCCATCCCAGCTCTCATCACGGTGGCTCACTATCAGAAAAGAACTCACAAGCTTGCAAGCTCTCAATACCTCGGTGGTACATCCAAGGTAGCACCTCTCAAACCACGTGGAGTACCTCGTCAGTGGAATTTCACGGCTTTTCTGATACTTCTCAACTGGCAATAACTGCAGTCGTATTGATCACCGTCCACGGCTCTAATGGCGCCACGATTTCATTGGTGTGCTCCAAAACCAAGGTAGCACCGCTCAAGCGGCTCACCATCCCGAGACTTGAACTCACCGCAGCACTGCTGCTCTCAAGACTCATGCAATACGTTCAAGCCACCTTGAAGTTGAACGTCACAGCAACTCACCTGTGGACGGACTCTGTTGTGACACTCACGTGGATCAAATCTCATGCATCGCGCTGGAAGGATTTCGTGAGAAATCGAGTTTCTCAAATTCAAGAGCTCACTGCGAACGCACATTGGAAATACGTACCAGGTACGTCCAACCCAGCCGACTGCGCATCACGAGGATTAAGTACTGCTCAACTCCAAAGCCACTCATTATGGTGGACGGGACCACCGTGGATTCTCACACCTGAAGCATGGCCATCTCAACCCGCGCTTACGGACGAGTTGAACGGTCATGAGGCTCGTCCTGGCATTGCTCTATATGCAGCTGCATCTCAACCGGACTATCATTGGGATCTCATATACAA GTTTATCGCTCTCTTGAGAGGGTTCTGGGACGGGTCGTTGGACTCGCACTCTGCTTTGGAGAAGGCCAGATTATTCTGGATCAAAGCTACTCAAGCGGCATATTTCACGCACGAGATCAAGATGCTCACGGCCAACTCGAGACCACCAACTGCTCACGCATTCAGTCGATTGACTGCGTATATAGACGCTCAAGGGATCATCCGAGTTGGCGGCCGCCTCAACCAATCAGCACTAGCTCAAGACAACAAACATCAGGCGATTTTGCCTTGCCACTCACGGTTCTCAACCTTGATCATTGCACACGCCTATCTGCGTACCCTGCATGGAGGAACACAGCTGACATTGGCTCATGTCAGGCAACAATACTGGATCATCGGCGGACGGGCTCCG TCAGTGACTACTCATCAGAAGGATTCATCGCAGCCTTCCGAAGATTCTCAGCCAGAAGGGGAATTGCTCAGACCATATTCGGACTGCGGGACAACATTCATTGGAGCAAACGCCGCGCTCAAGAAAATGTTCATCCAGAGTTCACAAGAACATCAACGAATCGCTCAAATTCTACAACATGATTGCACCAGATGGGAGTTCAACCCACCAGGCGCTCCACACATGGGGGGCAAGCGGGAGGCGGTGGTGAAATCCGTGAAGTTTCATCTGAGACGGACTATCGGGGAGACTCTACTCACGACGGAAGAACTCACAACGTTGCTTACGCAAATTGAGGCCACTCTCAACTCGCGGCCTTTAGAACCGTTGAGTGACGACCCTGAAGACGTCTCAGCGCTCACACCAGGTCATTTCCTCATTGGAGGTCCAATCACTACCATGCCCGAGCCATCTCTGATAGACCTA CAGGCGATATCCAAGTGGCATCATCCTAACAACAACATCAAGGTGGGCTCCATCGTGCTGCTCACCGACGAACGCTCTCCACCGTGCAAATGGCCACTCGCCAGAGTAACAGCTTTGCACCCCGGCAAGGATGGACTCACCAGGGTGGACTCACCTCAAGACGGCCACCATGACACTCACTCGGCCAAGTGCCAAGCTTGCCATACTACCCATTTCAACCGGATGAAGGATCAAGAGTAA